The following coding sequences lie in one Glycine max cultivar Williams 82 chromosome 19, Glycine_max_v4.0, whole genome shotgun sequence genomic window:
- the LOC106797211 gene encoding pentatricopeptide repeat-containing protein At5g03800: protein MAGSGGGGLHCKSFLKSSLSPPYSKPPPSLSLRHGTLHATLLKRDQDTHLSTYLKLNLFPHALGLCGTLGHLDMGKQIHCHVVKRGLGCNLEVGNAVVSMYFKCGSVDDAMKVFNDMPCTDIVTWNTLISGNLMHRQGDRALEIWVEMLQEGMKPNQVTFVLIISAYRKTNLNLVDDCRSLFNSMRTVYQIEPTSKHYASFISVLGYWGLLQEALETINNMPFQPSALVWRALLDGCRLHKNALIGKWAAQNILTLEPKDPSTFILVSNLYSASGMGPL from the coding sequence ATGGCAGGCAGCGGCGGCGGCGGCCTCCACTGCAAATCCTTCTTGAAGTCTTCCCTTTCTCCTCCATACTCCAAACCACCGCCCTCCCTCTCTCTCCGTCATGGCACCCTCCACGCCACGCTCCTCAAACGCGACCAAGACACCCATCTCTCCACTTACCTCAAACTCAACCTCTTCCCCCACGCTCTTGGTCTTTGTGGAACTCTTGGTCATCTTGATATGGGTAAGCAAATCCATTGCCATGTGGTTAAACGTGGCTTGGGATGtaatttggaagttggaaatgCAGTTGTTAGCATGTATTTTAAGTGTGGGAGTGTGGATGATGCAATGAAGGTTTTCAATGATATGCCTTGTACTGATATAGTTACATGGAATACTTTGATTTCTGGCAATCTTATGCACAGACAGGGGGATAGAGCATTGGAAATATGGGTGGAGATGCTGCAGGAGGGCATGAAGCCTAACCAAGTTACATTTGTTTTGATCATTTCAGCTTACAGGAAAACTAACTTAAATTTGGTTGATGATTGTCGTAGTTTGTTTAATTCAATGAGAACTGTTTATCAAATTGAGCCCACATCCAAGCATTATGCTTCCTTCATCAGTGTTTTGGGTTACTGGGGTCTTCTGCAAGAAGCACTAGAAACTATCAATAACATGCCTTTCCAGCCTTCTGCTCTTGTTTGGCGCGCTTTGCTTGATGGTTGTAGATTGCATAAGAATGCGTTGATTGGAAAATGGGCTGCTCAGAATATTCTTACCCTAGAACCTAAAGATCCTTCAACATTTATACTTGTTTCAAATTTGTATTCTGCTTCTGGGATGGGACCGCTCTGA